The proteins below come from a single Melospiza melodia melodia isolate bMelMel2 chromosome 12, bMelMel2.pri, whole genome shotgun sequence genomic window:
- the RUBCN gene encoding run domain Beclin-1-interacting and cysteine-rich domain-containing protein isoform X2 — protein sequence MRILCWIFPPRSRKEHWKLLGNLKTTVEGLVSISNPNVWSKYGGLERLCRDMHSILYHGLIHDKVCCRQKDYWHFVKDIRWLSPGSAHHLEKFISLQESGQRDPEGPGDQAIAQLWLQHSLQCHCLSAQLRPLLGNRQYIRKFYTDTAFLLSDAHVTAMLQCLEAVEQNNPRLLAQIDTSMLAGTSLPSLCASEPSAGTRDMCEHSAEGHQSRLPGALGCLDHFTESLLTRKSDNPSPVTKSQSLTALPASPCVPAAPCTQQRCFGSFSSLQHPASSGLSDRRPVSSCGSSNSSQPQERCPSTRSSSFSEGRSPLEQPSSVSRFHVPSHKDPFSPASEMSSSTTSQSEDTWTGSQDDPQSDVNDGPEYLAIGNLGHRGRACSSSSSSSTKSSSSSKLFSSSSSQKLDSVSSLGEQGASGGGSRSLSLLRRSSFSEGQSSAPQGILKKSHVRSHSDTNVTSGKLHESHGDPSGGRGPVCASTQSSELSTPSSLYMEYDSGQYLSSGEGMFRRPSEGQSLISYLSEQDFGSCADLEKENAHFSISESLIAAIELMKCNMMSRQLEEEEEEDSDKEIQELKQKIRIRRQQIRTRHLFPACQELGSDSLMATDSGSQFSSHGSMRLSDSGSAEDVEEYEIRDGNDGSNLIQMSKNGLSVSMASLFSDADIKRNPDSSRKSFLSSDSISHSFLNSNSAEAVAMGLLKQFEGMQLPAASELEWLVPEHDAPQKLLPIPDSLPISPDDGEHADIYKLRIRVRGNLEWAPPRPQIIFNVHLAPARKVAVAKQNYRCAGCGIRTDPDYIKRLRYCEYLGKYFCQCCHENAQTVIPSRILRKWDFSKYYVSNFSKDLLSKIWSDPLFNVQAINPALYQKVKALNQVRLLRIQLFHMKNMFKTCRLAKDLLDSFDAVPGHLTEDLHLYSLSDFSAIKKGDLMPRLTELLKAGSLHIDKCMLCQAKGFICEFCQNEDDIIFPFELNKCKTCEECKACYHKWCFKSSRCPRCARLQARRERLDRQRTEPDSSDCEGEQLPEPGPAT from the exons GTGTGCTGCAGACAGAAGGATTACTGGCACTTTGTGAAGGACATTCGCTGGCTGAGCCCGGGCTCTGCTCATCACCTGGAGAAG TTCATCAGCCTGCAGGAGAGTGGCCAGCGTGACCCTGAGGGCCCAGGGGACCAGGCCATtgcccagctgtggctgcagcacagcctgcagtGCCACTGCCTGTCAGCTCAGCTCAGGCCGCTCCTGGGGAACAGGCAGTACATTAGGAAGTTCTACACAG ATACTGCCTTCCTGCTCAGTGACGCCCACGTCACggccatgctgcagtgcctggaaGCTGTTGAGCAGAACAACCCCAGGCTTCTGGCTCAGATCGACACCTCCATG CTGGCTGGCACGTCACTGCCATCCCTGTGCGCGTCAGAGCCTTCTGCTGGGACAAGGGACATGTGTGAGCACAGTGCTGAGGGACACCAGAGCCGTCTGCCAGGAGCACTGGGCTGCCTGGATCATTTCACTGAGAGCCTG CTTACCAGGAAAAGTGACAATCCATCTCCAGTGACCAAGAGTCAGAGCCTGACTGCCCTCCCTGCATCCCCGTGCGTCCCTGCTGCCCCCTGCACTCAGCAGCGCTGCTTTGGGTCCTTCTCCAGCCTCCAGCATCCAGCCTCCTCTGGCCTCTCAG ACAGGAGACCAGTGAGTTCCTGTGGCAGCTCCAACTCCAGCCAGCCCCAGGAGCGCTGCCCGTCCACCCGCTCCTCCTCCTTCAGCGAGGGCAGGTCCCCTCTGGAACAGCCCAGCTCTGTCTCTCGCTTCCACGTCCCCTCACACAAAGACCCCTTCTCTCCAGCCAGCGAGATGAGCTCCAGCACCACCAGCCAGAGCGAGGATACTTGGACAGGGAGTCAGGATGATCCACAGAGTGACGTCAATGACGGGCCAGAGTACCTGGCCATTGGCAACCTGGGCCACCGGGGCCGggcgtgcagcagcagcagcagcagcagcaccaagagcagcagcagctctaaactcttctcctccagcagctcccagaagCTGGACTCGGTCTCGTccctgggggagcagggggcgagcggaggtggcagcaggagcctgagccTCTTGCGCCGGTCCAGCTTCTCGGAGGGACAGTCCTCAGCTCCACAGGGCATCCTCAAGAAGAGCCACGTGCGCTCACACTCTGACACCAACGTGACTTCTGGGAAGTTGCACG AGTCCCACGGTGATCCCAGTGGAGGGAGAGGGCCGGTCTGTGCTTCCACGCAGAGCAGTGAACTGAGCACACCCAGCTCCCTCTACATGGAGTATG ACTCTGGGCAGTACCTGAGCTCGGGGGAAGGGATGTTCAGGAGACCTTCTGAAGGGCAGTCCCTCATCAGCTACCTCTCTGAGCAGGACTTTGGCAGCTGTGCAGACCTGGAGAAG GAGAACGCCCACTTCAGCATCTCAGAGTCCCTGATTGCTGCCATTGAGCTGATGAAATGCAACATGATGAGccggcagctggaggaggaggaggaggaagacagtGACAAGGAGATCCAGGAGCTTAAACAAAAGATTCGCATTCGGCGCCAGCAGATCCGCACCAGGCACCTGTTCCCTgcctgccaggagctgggctcaGACA GTCTCATGGCAACAGACAGTGGGTCCCAGTTCAGCTCCCACGGCTCCATGCGCCTCTCTGACTCTGGCTCTGCCGAGGATGTGGAAGAGTATGAGATCCGAG ATGGTAACGATGGATCTAACCTGATTCAAATGTCCAAGAACGGCCTCTCAGTGTCAATGGCTTCCTTGTTCTCAG ATGCAGACATCAAGAGGAACCCAGACTCCAGCAGGAAGTCCTTTCTCTCCTCGGACTCCAT ATCCCACTCCTTCCTCAATTCAAACTCGGCAGAGGCGGTGGCCATGGGCTTGCTGAAGCAGTTTGAGGGCATGCAGCTCCCAGCTGCCTCTGAATTGGAGTGGCTGGTCCCTGAGCATGATGCCCCACAGAAG ctgctgcccatccctgactCTCTGCCTATCTCTCCTGACGATGGAGAGCACGCTGACATCTACAAGCTGAGGATTCGGGTGCGTGGAAACCTGGAGTGGGCCCCGCCGCGGCCGCAGATCATCTTCAATGTTCACCTGGCCCCAGC GAGGAAGGTGGCTGTGGCCAAGCAGAATTACCGGTGTGCAGGCTGTGGCATCCGGACTGATCCTG ATTACATCAAGCGGCTGCGGTACTGCGAGTACCTGGGCAAGTACTTCTGCCAGTGCTGCCACGAGAACGCCCAGACCGTCATCCCCAGCCGCATCCTGCGCAAGTGGGACTTCAGCAAGTACTACGTGAGCAACTTCTCCAAAGACCTGCTGAGCAAGATCTGGAGTGACCCACTCTTCAACGTGCAAGCTATCAACCCTGCCCTGTACCAGAAAGTGAAGGCTCTCAACCAAGTGAGG CTGCTGCGAATCCAGCTTTTCCACATGAAGAACATGTTCAAGACCTGCCGGCTGGCTAAAGA CCTCCTGGACTCCTTTGACGCAGTGCCTGGCCACTTGACAGAGGATTTGCACCTCTACTCGCTGAGTGACTTCAGTGCCATCAAGAAAGGGGACCTGATGCCTCGCCTGACAGAGCTCCTGAAGGCAGGCAGCCTGCACATTGACAAGTGCATG CTGTGCCAAGCCAAAGGCTTCATCTGTGAGTTCTGCCAGAATGAGGACGACATCATCTTTCCCTTTGAGCTCAACAAATGCAAGACGTGTGAAG AGTGCAAGGCCTGCTACCACAAGTGGTGCTTCAAGAGCAGCCGCTGTCCGCGGTGCGCGCGGCTCCAGGCGCGCAGGGAGCGGCTGGACAGGCAGCGCACGGAGCCCGACAGCTCGGACTGCGAGggggagcagctgccagagccaGGGCCAGCCACGTGA
- the RUBCN gene encoding run domain Beclin-1-interacting and cysteine-rich domain-containing protein isoform X4: MHSILYHGLIHDKVCCRQKDYWHFVKDIRWLSPGSAHHLEKFISLQESGQRDPEGPGDQAIAQLWLQHSLQCHCLSAQLRPLLGNRQYIRKFYTDTAFLLSDAHVTAMLQCLEAVEQNNPRLLAQIDTSMLAGTSLPSLCASEPSAGTRDMCEHSAEGHQSRLPGALGCLDHFTESLLTRKSDNPSPVTKSQSLTALPASPCVPAAPCTQQRCFGSFSSLQHPASSGLSDRRPVSSCGSSNSSQPQERCPSTRSSSFSEGRSPLEQPSSVSRFHVPSHKDPFSPASEMSSSTTSQSEDTWTGSQDDPQSDVNDGPEYLAIGNLGHRGRACSSSSSSSTKSSSSSKLFSSSSSQKLDSVSSLGEQGASGGGSRSLSLLRRSSFSEGQSSAPQGILKKSHVRSHSDTNVTSGKLHGGLRDITIIIEDPVAESHGDPSGGRGPVCASTQSSELSTPSSLYMEYDSGQYLSSGEGMFRRPSEGQSLISYLSEQDFGSCADLEKENAHFSISESLIAAIELMKCNMMSRQLEEEEEEDSDKEIQELKQKIRIRRQQIRTRHLFPACQELGSDSLMATDSGSQFSSHGSMRLSDSGSAEDVEEYEIRDGNDGSNLIQMSKNGLSVSMASLFSDADIKRNPDSSRKSFLSSDSISHSFLNSNSAEAVAMGLLKQFEGMQLPAASELEWLVPEHDAPQKLLPIPDSLPISPDDGEHADIYKLRIRVRGNLEWAPPRPQIIFNVHLAPARKVAVAKQNYRCAGCGIRTDPDYIKRLRYCEYLGKYFCQCCHENAQTVIPSRILRKWDFSKYYVSNFSKDLLSKIWSDPLFNVQAINPALYQKVKALNQVRLLRIQLFHMKNMFKTCRLAKDLLDSFDAVPGHLTEDLHLYSLSDFSAIKKGDLMPRLTELLKAGSLHIDKCMLCQAKGFICEFCQNEDDIIFPFELNKCKTCEECKACYHKWCFKSSRCPRCARLQARRERLDRQRTEPDSSDCEGEQLPEPGPAT, encoded by the exons GTGTGCTGCAGACAGAAGGATTACTGGCACTTTGTGAAGGACATTCGCTGGCTGAGCCCGGGCTCTGCTCATCACCTGGAGAAG TTCATCAGCCTGCAGGAGAGTGGCCAGCGTGACCCTGAGGGCCCAGGGGACCAGGCCATtgcccagctgtggctgcagcacagcctgcagtGCCACTGCCTGTCAGCTCAGCTCAGGCCGCTCCTGGGGAACAGGCAGTACATTAGGAAGTTCTACACAG ATACTGCCTTCCTGCTCAGTGACGCCCACGTCACggccatgctgcagtgcctggaaGCTGTTGAGCAGAACAACCCCAGGCTTCTGGCTCAGATCGACACCTCCATG CTGGCTGGCACGTCACTGCCATCCCTGTGCGCGTCAGAGCCTTCTGCTGGGACAAGGGACATGTGTGAGCACAGTGCTGAGGGACACCAGAGCCGTCTGCCAGGAGCACTGGGCTGCCTGGATCATTTCACTGAGAGCCTG CTTACCAGGAAAAGTGACAATCCATCTCCAGTGACCAAGAGTCAGAGCCTGACTGCCCTCCCTGCATCCCCGTGCGTCCCTGCTGCCCCCTGCACTCAGCAGCGCTGCTTTGGGTCCTTCTCCAGCCTCCAGCATCCAGCCTCCTCTGGCCTCTCAG ACAGGAGACCAGTGAGTTCCTGTGGCAGCTCCAACTCCAGCCAGCCCCAGGAGCGCTGCCCGTCCACCCGCTCCTCCTCCTTCAGCGAGGGCAGGTCCCCTCTGGAACAGCCCAGCTCTGTCTCTCGCTTCCACGTCCCCTCACACAAAGACCCCTTCTCTCCAGCCAGCGAGATGAGCTCCAGCACCACCAGCCAGAGCGAGGATACTTGGACAGGGAGTCAGGATGATCCACAGAGTGACGTCAATGACGGGCCAGAGTACCTGGCCATTGGCAACCTGGGCCACCGGGGCCGggcgtgcagcagcagcagcagcagcagcaccaagagcagcagcagctctaaactcttctcctccagcagctcccagaagCTGGACTCGGTCTCGTccctgggggagcagggggcgagcggaggtggcagcaggagcctgagccTCTTGCGCCGGTCCAGCTTCTCGGAGGGACAGTCCTCAGCTCCACAGGGCATCCTCAAGAAGAGCCACGTGCGCTCACACTCTGACACCAACGTGACTTCTGGGAAGTTGCACG GAGGCCTCAGGGATATCACCATTATAATAGAAGATCCAGTGGCAG AGTCCCACGGTGATCCCAGTGGAGGGAGAGGGCCGGTCTGTGCTTCCACGCAGAGCAGTGAACTGAGCACACCCAGCTCCCTCTACATGGAGTATG ACTCTGGGCAGTACCTGAGCTCGGGGGAAGGGATGTTCAGGAGACCTTCTGAAGGGCAGTCCCTCATCAGCTACCTCTCTGAGCAGGACTTTGGCAGCTGTGCAGACCTGGAGAAG GAGAACGCCCACTTCAGCATCTCAGAGTCCCTGATTGCTGCCATTGAGCTGATGAAATGCAACATGATGAGccggcagctggaggaggaggaggaggaagacagtGACAAGGAGATCCAGGAGCTTAAACAAAAGATTCGCATTCGGCGCCAGCAGATCCGCACCAGGCACCTGTTCCCTgcctgccaggagctgggctcaGACA GTCTCATGGCAACAGACAGTGGGTCCCAGTTCAGCTCCCACGGCTCCATGCGCCTCTCTGACTCTGGCTCTGCCGAGGATGTGGAAGAGTATGAGATCCGAG ATGGTAACGATGGATCTAACCTGATTCAAATGTCCAAGAACGGCCTCTCAGTGTCAATGGCTTCCTTGTTCTCAG ATGCAGACATCAAGAGGAACCCAGACTCCAGCAGGAAGTCCTTTCTCTCCTCGGACTCCAT ATCCCACTCCTTCCTCAATTCAAACTCGGCAGAGGCGGTGGCCATGGGCTTGCTGAAGCAGTTTGAGGGCATGCAGCTCCCAGCTGCCTCTGAATTGGAGTGGCTGGTCCCTGAGCATGATGCCCCACAGAAG ctgctgcccatccctgactCTCTGCCTATCTCTCCTGACGATGGAGAGCACGCTGACATCTACAAGCTGAGGATTCGGGTGCGTGGAAACCTGGAGTGGGCCCCGCCGCGGCCGCAGATCATCTTCAATGTTCACCTGGCCCCAGC GAGGAAGGTGGCTGTGGCCAAGCAGAATTACCGGTGTGCAGGCTGTGGCATCCGGACTGATCCTG ATTACATCAAGCGGCTGCGGTACTGCGAGTACCTGGGCAAGTACTTCTGCCAGTGCTGCCACGAGAACGCCCAGACCGTCATCCCCAGCCGCATCCTGCGCAAGTGGGACTTCAGCAAGTACTACGTGAGCAACTTCTCCAAAGACCTGCTGAGCAAGATCTGGAGTGACCCACTCTTCAACGTGCAAGCTATCAACCCTGCCCTGTACCAGAAAGTGAAGGCTCTCAACCAAGTGAGG CTGCTGCGAATCCAGCTTTTCCACATGAAGAACATGTTCAAGACCTGCCGGCTGGCTAAAGA CCTCCTGGACTCCTTTGACGCAGTGCCTGGCCACTTGACAGAGGATTTGCACCTCTACTCGCTGAGTGACTTCAGTGCCATCAAGAAAGGGGACCTGATGCCTCGCCTGACAGAGCTCCTGAAGGCAGGCAGCCTGCACATTGACAAGTGCATG CTGTGCCAAGCCAAAGGCTTCATCTGTGAGTTCTGCCAGAATGAGGACGACATCATCTTTCCCTTTGAGCTCAACAAATGCAAGACGTGTGAAG AGTGCAAGGCCTGCTACCACAAGTGGTGCTTCAAGAGCAGCCGCTGTCCGCGGTGCGCGCGGCTCCAGGCGCGCAGGGAGCGGCTGGACAGGCAGCGCACGGAGCCCGACAGCTCGGACTGCGAGggggagcagctgccagagccaGGGCCAGCCACGTGA
- the RUBCN gene encoding run domain Beclin-1-interacting and cysteine-rich domain-containing protein isoform X1 yields MDVGPHAGHAESRKEHWKLLGNLKTTVEGLVSISNPNVWSKYGGLERLCRDMHSILYHGLIHDKVCCRQKDYWHFVKDIRWLSPGSAHHLEKFISLQESGQRDPEGPGDQAIAQLWLQHSLQCHCLSAQLRPLLGNRQYIRKFYTDTAFLLSDAHVTAMLQCLEAVEQNNPRLLAQIDTSMLAGTSLPSLCASEPSAGTRDMCEHSAEGHQSRLPGALGCLDHFTESLLTRKSDNPSPVTKSQSLTALPASPCVPAAPCTQQRCFGSFSSLQHPASSGLSDRRPVSSCGSSNSSQPQERCPSTRSSSFSEGRSPLEQPSSVSRFHVPSHKDPFSPASEMSSSTTSQSEDTWTGSQDDPQSDVNDGPEYLAIGNLGHRGRACSSSSSSSTKSSSSSKLFSSSSSQKLDSVSSLGEQGASGGGSRSLSLLRRSSFSEGQSSAPQGILKKSHVRSHSDTNVTSGKLHGGLRDITIIIEDPVAESHGDPSGGRGPVCASTQSSELSTPSSLYMEYDSGQYLSSGEGMFRRPSEGQSLISYLSEQDFGSCADLEKENAHFSISESLIAAIELMKCNMMSRQLEEEEEEDSDKEIQELKQKIRIRRQQIRTRHLFPACQELGSDSLMATDSGSQFSSHGSMRLSDSGSAEDVEEYEIRDGNDGSNLIQMSKNGLSVSMASLFSDADIKRNPDSSRKSFLSSDSISHSFLNSNSAEAVAMGLLKQFEGMQLPAASELEWLVPEHDAPQKLLPIPDSLPISPDDGEHADIYKLRIRVRGNLEWAPPRPQIIFNVHLAPARKVAVAKQNYRCAGCGIRTDPDYIKRLRYCEYLGKYFCQCCHENAQTVIPSRILRKWDFSKYYVSNFSKDLLSKIWSDPLFNVQAINPALYQKVKALNQVRLLRIQLFHMKNMFKTCRLAKDLLDSFDAVPGHLTEDLHLYSLSDFSAIKKGDLMPRLTELLKAGSLHIDKCMLCQAKGFICEFCQNEDDIIFPFELNKCKTCEECKACYHKWCFKSSRCPRCARLQARRERLDRQRTEPDSSDCEGEQLPEPGPAT; encoded by the exons GTGTGCTGCAGACAGAAGGATTACTGGCACTTTGTGAAGGACATTCGCTGGCTGAGCCCGGGCTCTGCTCATCACCTGGAGAAG TTCATCAGCCTGCAGGAGAGTGGCCAGCGTGACCCTGAGGGCCCAGGGGACCAGGCCATtgcccagctgtggctgcagcacagcctgcagtGCCACTGCCTGTCAGCTCAGCTCAGGCCGCTCCTGGGGAACAGGCAGTACATTAGGAAGTTCTACACAG ATACTGCCTTCCTGCTCAGTGACGCCCACGTCACggccatgctgcagtgcctggaaGCTGTTGAGCAGAACAACCCCAGGCTTCTGGCTCAGATCGACACCTCCATG CTGGCTGGCACGTCACTGCCATCCCTGTGCGCGTCAGAGCCTTCTGCTGGGACAAGGGACATGTGTGAGCACAGTGCTGAGGGACACCAGAGCCGTCTGCCAGGAGCACTGGGCTGCCTGGATCATTTCACTGAGAGCCTG CTTACCAGGAAAAGTGACAATCCATCTCCAGTGACCAAGAGTCAGAGCCTGACTGCCCTCCCTGCATCCCCGTGCGTCCCTGCTGCCCCCTGCACTCAGCAGCGCTGCTTTGGGTCCTTCTCCAGCCTCCAGCATCCAGCCTCCTCTGGCCTCTCAG ACAGGAGACCAGTGAGTTCCTGTGGCAGCTCCAACTCCAGCCAGCCCCAGGAGCGCTGCCCGTCCACCCGCTCCTCCTCCTTCAGCGAGGGCAGGTCCCCTCTGGAACAGCCCAGCTCTGTCTCTCGCTTCCACGTCCCCTCACACAAAGACCCCTTCTCTCCAGCCAGCGAGATGAGCTCCAGCACCACCAGCCAGAGCGAGGATACTTGGACAGGGAGTCAGGATGATCCACAGAGTGACGTCAATGACGGGCCAGAGTACCTGGCCATTGGCAACCTGGGCCACCGGGGCCGggcgtgcagcagcagcagcagcagcagcaccaagagcagcagcagctctaaactcttctcctccagcagctcccagaagCTGGACTCGGTCTCGTccctgggggagcagggggcgagcggaggtggcagcaggagcctgagccTCTTGCGCCGGTCCAGCTTCTCGGAGGGACAGTCCTCAGCTCCACAGGGCATCCTCAAGAAGAGCCACGTGCGCTCACACTCTGACACCAACGTGACTTCTGGGAAGTTGCACG GAGGCCTCAGGGATATCACCATTATAATAGAAGATCCAGTGGCAG AGTCCCACGGTGATCCCAGTGGAGGGAGAGGGCCGGTCTGTGCTTCCACGCAGAGCAGTGAACTGAGCACACCCAGCTCCCTCTACATGGAGTATG ACTCTGGGCAGTACCTGAGCTCGGGGGAAGGGATGTTCAGGAGACCTTCTGAAGGGCAGTCCCTCATCAGCTACCTCTCTGAGCAGGACTTTGGCAGCTGTGCAGACCTGGAGAAG GAGAACGCCCACTTCAGCATCTCAGAGTCCCTGATTGCTGCCATTGAGCTGATGAAATGCAACATGATGAGccggcagctggaggaggaggaggaggaagacagtGACAAGGAGATCCAGGAGCTTAAACAAAAGATTCGCATTCGGCGCCAGCAGATCCGCACCAGGCACCTGTTCCCTgcctgccaggagctgggctcaGACA GTCTCATGGCAACAGACAGTGGGTCCCAGTTCAGCTCCCACGGCTCCATGCGCCTCTCTGACTCTGGCTCTGCCGAGGATGTGGAAGAGTATGAGATCCGAG ATGGTAACGATGGATCTAACCTGATTCAAATGTCCAAGAACGGCCTCTCAGTGTCAATGGCTTCCTTGTTCTCAG ATGCAGACATCAAGAGGAACCCAGACTCCAGCAGGAAGTCCTTTCTCTCCTCGGACTCCAT ATCCCACTCCTTCCTCAATTCAAACTCGGCAGAGGCGGTGGCCATGGGCTTGCTGAAGCAGTTTGAGGGCATGCAGCTCCCAGCTGCCTCTGAATTGGAGTGGCTGGTCCCTGAGCATGATGCCCCACAGAAG ctgctgcccatccctgactCTCTGCCTATCTCTCCTGACGATGGAGAGCACGCTGACATCTACAAGCTGAGGATTCGGGTGCGTGGAAACCTGGAGTGGGCCCCGCCGCGGCCGCAGATCATCTTCAATGTTCACCTGGCCCCAGC GAGGAAGGTGGCTGTGGCCAAGCAGAATTACCGGTGTGCAGGCTGTGGCATCCGGACTGATCCTG ATTACATCAAGCGGCTGCGGTACTGCGAGTACCTGGGCAAGTACTTCTGCCAGTGCTGCCACGAGAACGCCCAGACCGTCATCCCCAGCCGCATCCTGCGCAAGTGGGACTTCAGCAAGTACTACGTGAGCAACTTCTCCAAAGACCTGCTGAGCAAGATCTGGAGTGACCCACTCTTCAACGTGCAAGCTATCAACCCTGCCCTGTACCAGAAAGTGAAGGCTCTCAACCAAGTGAGG CTGCTGCGAATCCAGCTTTTCCACATGAAGAACATGTTCAAGACCTGCCGGCTGGCTAAAGA CCTCCTGGACTCCTTTGACGCAGTGCCTGGCCACTTGACAGAGGATTTGCACCTCTACTCGCTGAGTGACTTCAGTGCCATCAAGAAAGGGGACCTGATGCCTCGCCTGACAGAGCTCCTGAAGGCAGGCAGCCTGCACATTGACAAGTGCATG CTGTGCCAAGCCAAAGGCTTCATCTGTGAGTTCTGCCAGAATGAGGACGACATCATCTTTCCCTTTGAGCTCAACAAATGCAAGACGTGTGAAG AGTGCAAGGCCTGCTACCACAAGTGGTGCTTCAAGAGCAGCCGCTGTCCGCGGTGCGCGCGGCTCCAGGCGCGCAGGGAGCGGCTGGACAGGCAGCGCACGGAGCCCGACAGCTCGGACTGCGAGggggagcagctgccagagccaGGGCCAGCCACGTGA